TGGCCAGACCGGACACCGTCTGTGTCCAGACCCCCGCACTGTTGGCCATCCGGAGGTTCTGCTGGTTGGCGCTGTTCACCAGGTAGTGCACGTCCACGTAGGCGGCAGCGGTCGTCGGCTTGAACGAGATGAGGACCTGGGTGCCGCTCGGCTGGGACACGCTCTGCGTGTAGTCGGCGGACGCGGCCACGGCACTGGTGCCGACGGTCAGCCCGAGCATGCCGGCGAAGGCCAGCACGAGGGCCGCGACCAGGGTCACGACCCGTCTTCTGCCGTCGCGCCCGGGGAGAAGCTGCTGAAGGGTGGTTCTGCGCATGGAACCCGTGATTCCTTTCCTACGACGGCTCACGATCGCCGCGGATGGGGGCATTCGGATACCGACTCTGATTGCCGAGTCGCCGATGTCCATTTCAATTCAAGAGGCCAGATAATTCGCCCGTGCGTATCATTTGATATCGAGTTCACGACCGTCAAGAGAAGGCGTATTTTTTTCCTCGAATATGCAGCGCAGATATGCGGAGGCAAGGACGGATGTCCATCCCCGTGGTTTTCACGGGGTGGACGTCCGCCGCTGTGGGCACGCCACGACAGCCGGGTCGGCCGCACCTTCGCATTCGCATTCCGTCGCCCGGAAATGCGTAACCCACTGGACCCGAGCGGTTCGGGAGATCTCTCCCGGAAGTCGGCCGGGGAGGCGGACGGCACCGGACATCGTGGTGCGCATCTCGCCGCTGCTGGTGCTAGCTCTGGGTGTAGGTGTAGTGCGGGGAGTCGTACTGGGCACCGCTCTTCTCGTAGGTGAACCAGTAGGAGACGGTGTTTCCGGCGGACAGGTTGCCGACGGTCTGCGTCCAGGTGCCGGCGTTGTTGGTCATCCGGAAGTTCTGCTGGTTGGCGTTGTTGACCAGGTAGTGGACGTCCACGTACGCGGCCGCGGTGGTCGGCTTGAAGGTGATCTGCGCCTGGGTGGCGTTCACCCGCACGGCGGCCGCGGTGCCGTCGGCCGTGGTGCCGCCCGAACCGCCGGTCGGCGTGCTGGTGGGCGTGCTCGTCGGCGTGCTGGTGGGGGTGCTCGTCGGCGTGCCGGTGGATCCGCCGCCGGCGGCCTTCTGGTAGACGGCGAACCAGTCCACGCTCATCCCGGCCCCGGAGGTGATGCTCGCCGAGGGCGAGGTGCAGCCGCAGACCTTGTTGGGGTAGGAGCCGCCGACGGCGAGGTCGAAGATGGCGAAGAAGCCGTGGTCCACCGCCGCCTGCCAGGTGGCGACGGAGACCTGGTTCTCGTTGACGGTGTACGTGAGCGTGTTGTCCAGGTAGAACCGCAGCTGCTCGGCCGCCGGGTTGGTGCGGTCCACGATCACCGAGTAGGTGTGGAAGGAGGTCTGGCAGCCGGGGCAGGACTGGAGCCCGCTGCTGATCCCGTCCGGGTCGTGGCACTCCCCGGCCCAGGCTCCGCAGTGGAAGGTGGTCGAGTGCTGGCTGAGGGCGTTGACGTCCTCCATGACGTCGAGTTCGCCGATGTTGGGCCAGTTGGTGGCACCGACCGGGCGAGCGTCCGCGCCCATCGCCCAGAAGGCGGGCCAGTATCCCAGTCCGCTCTGCGGGTTCGGCTGCTGGATGGATGCGCTCAGCTCCATCTCACCGCCGGCCGGGGCCTGGAAGTCGGTGCGCCGGGTCTCCACCCGGCCCGAGGTCCACTGCCCGGCGGCGTCCTTGATCGGCTTGATGACCATGTGGCCCGAGCCGTCCTGGTAGACGTTGGCGGTGGAGTTCGTCGCCGTCTCGATCTCGCCGGTTCCCCAGTTCGCCGCCGCGCCGGGATAGTTGTACGAGGTGCCGATGTCGTAGAGCCAGTTGGCCGTGTTGAGGCCGGATCCCGAGGCGCCGTTGAAGTCGTCGCTGAAGGCCGTGGTCCAGCCTGCGGGCGCCGCGGGGACCGCGGCCGCCGCCGAGGTGGCCCCGGTGAACATCGTCAGCAGCCCGGCCACCACGGCCATGGCCGCCGAGGCGGCGATGGCTCCACGCCCGTACTGCCGCTGCTCTGTCGCCGGTCTCGAGATGTGGGGGTTCCTGTTCATCGTGTCTTCCGAGCCTCTCTGGGTGGGGGTGAGGTTGTCGCCTGGCGCCGTGCCGCCCTCGGTCGAGGGCGCGTGCAGCCGAGCCGCGTCGAGTCGGCCGGGCAGGAACCGCGGCTCACGGATGCCGTTCCTGTTCACGTCGCTTCGAGCTGGATCGGTCCGCGTGCACGTGTGGCTTCGTGCGGGCAGGCCGGAGCCGGCCCGGCGGCTGATGCCGTTCGCCGCCGGGACCGGAAGGTCGGCTAGTCGAAGGGGTCGAGAACGAGGCTCGCCTGCTGGGGGCTGACGTCGCGCACCGGTGACTCGTGGTTGCCGACGTCGTCGAAGGCGAAGGCAGAGGAGTTCCCGTGGGCGGCCGCGGAGTTCGTCCTGATCGAGGTGACGATCTGGGCGGCACCGGGCTGCGACCCACCGTGCGCGTGGTCGGATGGTGCCGCCGACGCGCTTGCGCCCTGGGCGAGGCCGGACGTTCCCGCGAAGGCGAGCATGGGCGACACGACCGGGGTCGTGACGCGGTGACGGGGGCCGCCCCGCGGAGAGGCGCGCTGAAGGGTGGTTCTGCGCATGGACGTGAATCCTCTCACCCTCCTTCACCTAGTGAAGGAAGGAAGGAGCGGGTTGGACGATGGTGTGCGCATGCTCGATCCCAGAGGGCCCGCTCGTCCGTGCCGCAGCCTTTGATTGAACTATTGAGAGCGCTTTCAACCAAAGGACTGATGGACTGCATGTCCAGAGGAGTGTCAGCGCGGTCGCGCTCATGCGTCAAGGACCTTGGCTGTGTTCACTTCTTGAACTGATGGCCCGCCAGCAAGGGGTCAGGGTCGCGGAGAAGCGAAGCCTCCTCGACCACCGGTCGACTCGACGGACGGCGGGCCACCCGCGAGCCCGGCACCCCGCAGGGTCCGCCCGACGACCCGCCGCCGGGCGAGCACCTCCGGCGAGTGGAGCCCGAACTGGGAAGTACTGCAAGCACCTTGACGTGCTCCGGCCCGAGGGTGCTAGCATCCCGCGCTGAGAGCGCTCTCAAGCATTGCACTCACG
The sequence above is drawn from the Kitasatospora sp. NBC_00315 genome and encodes:
- a CDS encoding glycoside hydrolase family 16 protein, with protein sequence MNRNPHISRPATEQRQYGRGAIAASAAMAVVAGLLTMFTGATSAAAAVPAAPAGWTTAFSDDFNGASGSGLNTANWLYDIGTSYNYPGAAANWGTGEIETATNSTANVYQDGSGHMVIKPIKDAAGQWTSGRVETRRTDFQAPAGGEMELSASIQQPNPQSGLGYWPAFWAMGADARPVGATNWPNIGELDVMEDVNALSQHSTTFHCGAWAGECHDPDGISSGLQSCPGCQTSFHTYSVIVDRTNPAAEQLRFYLDNTLTYTVNENQVSVATWQAAVDHGFFAIFDLAVGGSYPNKVCGCTSPSASITSGAGMSVDWFAVYQKAAGGGSTGTPTSTPTSTPTSTPTSTPTGGSGGTTADGTAAAVRVNATQAQITFKPTTAAAYVDVHYLVNNANQQNFRMTNNAGTWTQTVGNLSAGNTVSYWFTYEKSGAQYDSPHYTYTQS